The Oncorhynchus nerka isolate Pitt River unplaced genomic scaffold, Oner_Uvic_2.0 unplaced_scaffold_4374, whole genome shotgun sequence genome contains a region encoding:
- the LOC135566534 gene encoding trypsin-3-like translates to MQVRLGEHDITANEGTEQFIDSVKVIMHPSYNSRNLDNDIMLIKLSRPASPNSYVSTVALPSSCASSGTRCLVSGWGNVSGSSSNYPDTLRCLDLPILSSSSCNSTYPGQITSNMFCAGFMEGGKDSCQGDSGGPVVCNGQLQGVVSWGYGCAQRNKPGVYTKFCNYKSWISSTMSSN, encoded by the exons ATGCAGGTGCGTCTGGGTGAGCACGATATTACCGCCAACGAGGGCACTGAGCAGTTTATCGACTCAGTAAAGGTCATCATGCACCCCAGTTACAACAGCCGCAACCTGGACAACGACATCATGCTGATCAAGCTGAGCAGGCCCGCCTCCCCGAACAGCTATGTGAGCACTGTGGCTCTGCCCTCCAGCTGTGCCAGCTCTGGCACCCGCTGTCTGGTCTCTGGCTGGGGCAACGTATCCGGCAGCAGCA GCAACTACCCCGACACTCTGAGGTGCCTGGATCTCCCCATcctgagcagcagcagctgcaacAGCACCTATCCTGGACAGATCACCTCCAACATGTTCTGTGCTGGCTTCATGGAGGGAGGCAAGGACTCTTGCCAG GGAGATTCCGGTGGCCCTGTGGTGTGCAATGGTCAGCTGCAGGGTGTTGTGTCCTGGGGTTACGGCTGTGCCCAGAGGAACAAGCCTGGTGTCTACACCAAGTTCTGCAACTACAAATCCTGGATCAGCAGCACCATGTCCTCCAACTAA